From the genome of Zonotrichia leucophrys gambelii isolate GWCS_2022_RI chromosome 24, RI_Zleu_2.0, whole genome shotgun sequence, one region includes:
- the TMEM218 gene encoding transmembrane protein 218: MAGELGVGPGVLALLLLWAMALLLVMALGRAGRARVGAVPVLLGAAALTAALLLFPREGESPGPAGAEEVVDTFLIGRFILLAVMSLVFLGCLFLFLIYHLMEPVYAKPLHSR, encoded by the exons aTGGCGGGCGAGCTGGGCGTGGGGCCGGGggtgctggcgctgctgctgctctgggccatgGCGCTGCTGCTCGTGATGGCGCTGGGCCGCGCCGGCCGGGCCCG GGTCGGCGCGGTGCCGGTGCTGCTCGGAGCCGCCGCGCTCACGGCCGCGCTGCTGCTGTTCCCCCGGGAGGGCGAGAGCCCGGGCCCCGCCGGCGCTGAGGAG GTTGTGGACACCTTCCTCATCGGGCGCTTCATCCTCCTGGCTGTGATGAGCCTGGTGTTCCTGGGCTGCCTCTTCCTGTTCCTCATCTACCACCTCATGGAGCCTGTGTATGCCAAGCCTCTCCACAGCAGATAG